The proteins below are encoded in one region of Candidatus Atribacteria bacterium ADurb.Bin276:
- the dhaK gene encoding PTS-dependent dihydroxyacetone kinase, dihydroxyacetone-binding subunit DhaK, with protein sequence MKKFINKYENLIEEMVEGYVLANSNKVKRLPNERVLVYSNAPIQGKVGVITGGGSGHKPAFIGYIGKGLLDAVAVGDIFAAPPVQRCYEAIKAVDGGKGVLVCIGNYSGDTMNFGIAAELAQDEGIPVEILVVNDDVASSPKDRMDNRRGVAGEVVLWKMMGALAQEGADLATLKEVGNRTIFNTRSLGVAHTPCIMPSSGKPSFQIGDDEMEIGVGHHGEPGIQRTKLMSADEVTTLITQKILEDLPFGAGDEVSILMSGLGSTSLLEMYICYRKLHQILTDHQIIVHRNYIGEYFTSMEMGGFSITLTKLDEDLKRLIDAPCDGVHLIQH encoded by the coding sequence GTGAAGAAATTTATTAATAAATATGAAAATCTTATCGAAGAGATGGTAGAAGGATATGTACTGGCAAATTCAAATAAAGTGAAACGTCTCCCTAATGAAAGAGTTTTAGTCTATTCCAACGCTCCCATTCAAGGGAAAGTAGGTGTAATAACTGGAGGTGGCTCAGGGCATAAGCCAGCTTTTATTGGATATATTGGGAAAGGTCTTTTAGATGCCGTAGCAGTTGGGGATATTTTTGCCGCTCCCCCCGTTCAGCGTTGCTATGAAGCCATTAAAGCAGTTGATGGTGGCAAAGGGGTATTGGTATGTATTGGGAATTATTCTGGTGACACTATGAACTTTGGAATAGCTGCAGAGTTAGCTCAAGATGAAGGAATTCCGGTAGAAATCTTAGTAGTAAATGATGACGTTGCGTCATCTCCAAAGGATCGAATGGATAATCGACGAGGAGTTGCTGGTGAAGTGGTTCTCTGGAAAATGATGGGAGCCCTCGCCCAAGAGGGAGCTGACCTTGCCACCCTCAAAGAAGTTGGCAACCGAACCATCTTTAACACCCGCAGTCTTGGTGTGGCTCACACACCGTGTATTATGCCCTCTTCTGGCAAACCGAGTTTCCAAATTGGTGACGATGAGATGGAAATTGGAGTCGGCCATCATGGAGAACCAGGAATACAGCGTACGAAATTGATGTCTGCTGATGAAGTCACCACCCTCATTACTCAGAAAATCCTTGAGGATCTCCCTTTTGGAGCAGGAGATGAAGTTTCAATTCTGATGAGTGGTCTTGGGTCAACCTCGCTTTTAGAAATGTATATTTGCTATCGAAAACTCCATCAAATTCTTACCGATCATCAAATCATTGTTCATCGGAATTATATTGGAGAGTATTTTACGTCAATGGAGATGGGCGGTTTTTCCATTACGCTCACCAAACTTGATGAAGACTTAAAACGGTTAATTGATGCTCCTTGCGATGGAGTACATCTCATTCAGCATTAA